The genomic DNA GATGAGAGGGTCGTCCATATCATGGGAATCATGATATTGAAGGAGGCAGTTTTCGCTCGACTTGCTCTTCCAGCTTGCATACTCCTGCTTGGCCATATGTTTGTCTTCGTTTGGAAGGGGCGTCTGCCAAATATGTTCTCGAACGCCAATGACTTGGCTAGATGTCCCGGTTCCAAGGATGCTGATGGTGAATTCTCTTCCTGAGAGAAAGGACTCGACCAATATATCCTGGCCAGGGTATCTGGTCCTGAGTTTCTGGACCGCCAACAAAAGCTCCTCATAGTTGTCCACTTTATTGAATCCATCGATGCCTTTGGAAGAGCCCTCCGTGGCAGGCTTCACGAAGAGAGGACATGGACGTGGCAATGTAGTATGACCAGGAGGGCTCAGTTGCCCAGCTGGAATGAGCATGAATGGGGCGTTCGAGATTCCGTAGTAGTCTAGGATCATCTTGCATCCATTTAGACTCAACAAACGGATCAAACTTGCATGTTCCAGCCCCGCACTGACCTTTGTATGTCCCTTGTTCTGGCATAATGCCATCGTTGCCGCGTCTGAGAATGTGTATGGAATCTGGTAAGCTTCCAAGAGAGCCGGCACATGCGCCTCTCTCGCTGAACCATGAAATCCTTGAGACAGGTTGAACGCTAGGTCCCAGTCCTTGTGCGTGCCGGCAGCCAAGTGCTCGACAAGTGAGTGTAACCCCGGGACAAGCGTGACATTGTGTCCCAAGTCACCAATTGCAGCTGCCACGGCGTTGAGCTCGCCATCGTGTGGCAAGGCTGCACATTCCTCACTTGTATAACCGACGTTGAGGTACGTCGAACGCTGTTCAGCGATCACAGCTATGTGAAGGGAGGAAATGTTGGTGTCGCCCATTctggaggggggag from Purpureocillium takamizusanense chromosome 4, complete sequence includes the following:
- a CDS encoding uncharacterized protein (EggNog:ENOG503P331~antiSMASH:Cluster_4.3~COG:F), translated to MGDTNISSLHIAVIAEQRSTYLNVGYTSEECAALPHDGELNAVAAAIGDLGHNVTLVPGLHSLVEHLAAGTHKDWDLAFNLSQGFHGSAREAHVPALLEAYQIPYTFSDAATMALCQNKGHTKMILDYYGISNAPFMLIPAGQLSPPGHTTLPRPCPLFVKPATEGSSKGIDGFNKVDNYEELLLAVQKLRTRYPGQDILVESFLSGREFTISILGTGTSSQVIGVREHIWQTPLPNEDKHMAKQEYASWKSKSSENCLLQYHDSHDMDDPLIKAACQVALDAWNALNCRDAGRVDIRFNSNELDPTPNVIEVSVAMSPVPDA
- a CDS encoding uncharacterized protein (EggNog:ENOG503P331~antiSMASH:Cluster_4.3~COG:F), whose translation is MGDTNISSLHIAVIAEQRSTYLNVGYTSEECAALPHDGELNAVAAAIGDLGHNVTLVPGLHSLVEHLAAGTHKDWDLAFNLSQGFHGSAREAHVPALLEAYQIPYTFSDAATMALCQNKGHTKVSAGLEHASLIRLLSLNGCKMILDYYGISNAPFMLIPAGQLSPPGHTTLPRPCPLFVKPATEGSSKGIDGFNKVDNYEELLLAVQKLRTRYPGQDILVESFLSGREFTISILGTGTSSQVIGVREHIWQTPLPNEDKHMAKQEYASWKSKSSENCLLQYHDSHDMDDPLIKAACQVALDAWNALNCRDAGRVDIRFNSNELDPTPNVIEVNPIAGLLPGHSPLPQSALQHGISFKELLAAIINGCLDRR